In a single window of the Terriglobia bacterium genome:
- a CDS encoding WG repeat-containing protein — MAEESELQHIPRTVDTLVLSDARSSLIARGGNDAKAIMARKPEPSLRAKVKMNGKWGLIDKTGRFVVEPFCYEIRDSCCGMAAFSDVPVQHRTIRYNMGPGKPCESVSRQFGGCWGFVNGNWEIVVPANFKEARDFSEGLAAVLHNGKWGFLTKEGSFAIEPQFEEVNDFLGGMCLVKLDGRYGFIDYGGKLIVLPRFNRLNEFSEGLASAEIDKKWGFIDRTGEIVIHPYFDWASDFHGGMARAKLGGKVCLIDPKGSLIYQCSDVEEKLGGFADDVARVSGRYRAPLSGCSHDHPGCIGVCNDDPCSCPRASLVCELCSCDYGFYIDRAGTPIPMPKGLVGFGDFAGGLALVGDPHTRWEDSHTSYRFGYINAKGEVIIAPQFDSAEDFADGTARVYTDQEEWRLIDNEGNFLDAPDSDEHLHRIQGFTEKIGTEWETEFGFADVLGDVVIEPIYSDEDFREGIARVYTTRGQWRLINKLGIFVDTPESETSHSSKNDNGMAKDALVRFKSDGLYGFADQLGNVVIEPRFTWVGRFSNGMAIFFTKGDAGHKYGFLDRTGTIVIPPQFEYADNFEAVK, encoded by the coding sequence GTGGCCGAAGAATCTGAACTCCAGCATATTCCCCGAACAGTTGACACGCTCGTCCTTTCAGATGCTCGCTCAAGCCTCATTGCGCGTGGCGGTAATGATGCGAAGGCCATCATGGCGCGTAAGCCAGAGCCATCCTTGAGAGCAAAGGTCAAGATGAACGGAAAATGGGGACTTATAGACAAGACCGGGAGATTCGTAGTCGAGCCTTTCTGCTATGAGATTCGCGACTCCTGCTGTGGGATGGCCGCATTCTCCGATGTTCCAGTTCAACACAGAACAATTCGCTACAACATGGGGCCAGGTAAGCCATGCGAATCAGTGAGCCGACAGTTCGGGGGATGCTGGGGCTTCGTTAATGGCAATTGGGAGATTGTCGTGCCAGCTAATTTCAAGGAGGCCCGAGATTTTAGCGAAGGCCTGGCAGCGGTGCTTCACAACGGCAAGTGGGGCTTCCTGACAAAAGAGGGGAGCTTCGCAATTGAACCTCAATTCGAGGAAGTAAACGACTTCCTTGGAGGAATGTGCCTCGTGAAGCTCGACGGTAGATACGGATTTATAGATTATGGTGGGAAGCTCATAGTCTTACCGCGCTTCAATCGTCTCAATGAATTCTCGGAAGGACTTGCATCCGCTGAAATCGACAAGAAATGGGGTTTCATAGATCGGACAGGTGAAATTGTGATTCATCCATATTTTGATTGGGCCTCTGACTTCCACGGGGGCATGGCGCGCGCGAAGTTGGGCGGCAAAGTTTGCTTAATCGACCCCAAAGGTTCTCTCATTTACCAGTGTAGCGACGTGGAGGAAAAACTCGGCGGTTTTGCCGACGATGTGGCACGTGTTTCAGGCAGATATCGGGCACCATTGTCGGGGTGTTCGCATGATCATCCTGGATGTATCGGGGTTTGCAACGACGATCCGTGCAGTTGCCCGCGAGCCAGTCTGGTATGCGAGTTGTGCTCCTGTGATTATGGATTCTATATCGACAGGGCCGGGACACCCATACCAATGCCAAAAGGCCTTGTAGGTTTTGGGGATTTCGCCGGCGGCCTCGCATTGGTTGGAGATCCGCACACTCGCTGGGAAGACAGTCATACGAGTTACCGGTTCGGATACATCAATGCTAAAGGGGAAGTCATAATTGCGCCTCAGTTTGATTCAGCCGAAGATTTCGCAGACGGAACAGCACGCGTATACACGGACCAAGAGGAGTGGAGGCTGATAGACAACGAGGGCAATTTCTTGGATGCTCCTGACTCAGACGAGCACCTCCATCGGATTCAAGGATTCACGGAGAAAATTGGAACAGAATGGGAAACAGAATTCGGCTTTGCGGATGTTCTGGGCGATGTAGTAATAGAGCCGATCTATTCGGACGAGGATTTCCGCGAAGGAATCGCGCGAGTGTATACAACACGGGGACAGTGGAGGTTAATCAATAAGTTGGGCATTTTCGTTGACACCCCTGAATCGGAGACGTCGCACAGTTCCAAGAATGACAACGGTATGGCGAAAGATGCACTTGTGAGGTTCAAATCAGATGGGCTGTATGGTTTTGCGGATCAGTTGGGGAACGTGGTGATTGAGCCAAGATTTACTTGGGTGGGGCGTTTTTCAAACGGCATGGCAATATTCTTCACAAAAGGAGACGCCGGCCATAAATACGGGTTTCTCGATCGGACAGGAACAATCGTTATTCCGCCGCAGTTCGAATATGCGGACAACTTCGAGGCCGTTAAGTGA
- a CDS encoding DUF6094 domain-containing protein, producing MRNVARLKMGYYPLPEAEGVKLRSLLSFTGPASVIDPCVGQGTALRLVTSDAQVRCYGVELDAERARIASANGIETIQGNSFDAIARPESFSLLYLNPPYDSEIGSIANRRMEAVFLEHTYRWLAMEGVLILVIPFERLHDCAGILASHFTQLAVLRMTDEESVKYRQIAVLGLRRDVRGTAVENNKRQLLSVGLYGSFLGLTELQPGACPPYSIPPSGEAELSYRGLPYDLLEDLLPQSGAWKQAAPLLMPHEDVATGRPITPLHGGHVGLLCTAGLLNGVFGQGYDRHIARWRSVKHVTTFVEQDGDAEIIHHRERWANELYLVYADGRTLKLTETPAKKEDEADGECTPAVRAA from the coding sequence ATGCGGAATGTCGCGCGCCTAAAAATGGGCTACTACCCATTACCAGAGGCCGAGGGAGTGAAGCTGCGCTCTCTGCTCTCCTTTACTGGGCCGGCTTCTGTGATCGACCCCTGCGTAGGACAAGGAACTGCGCTTCGACTCGTTACGAGCGACGCGCAGGTTCGGTGCTATGGCGTCGAACTCGACGCCGAACGCGCGCGGATCGCGAGCGCCAACGGCATCGAGACCATCCAGGGAAATTCCTTTGACGCTATTGCGCGGCCCGAATCCTTCTCGCTCCTGTACCTGAATCCGCCATATGATTCGGAGATCGGCTCCATCGCAAATCGCAGAATGGAGGCCGTGTTCCTGGAACATACCTACCGCTGGCTGGCGATGGAAGGCGTTCTCATCCTGGTGATCCCGTTCGAGCGACTGCATGACTGCGCCGGCATCCTTGCTTCCCACTTCACCCAGCTCGCTGTTCTTCGCATGACAGATGAGGAATCGGTCAAGTACCGGCAAATCGCGGTGCTTGGCCTGCGGCGCGACGTCAGAGGAACAGCCGTTGAGAACAATAAACGGCAGCTCTTGAGCGTTGGACTGTACGGCAGCTTCCTGGGATTGACTGAGTTGCAGCCAGGCGCGTGCCCGCCGTATTCCATTCCTCCGTCTGGAGAGGCGGAGCTGAGCTATCGCGGCCTTCCCTACGACTTGTTGGAAGACCTGCTACCGCAATCGGGCGCATGGAAACAGGCCGCGCCACTACTGATGCCGCATGAGGACGTTGCGACTGGCCGGCCCATCACACCGCTGCATGGCGGCCATGTCGGGCTCCTATGTACCGCGGGACTCCTGAACGGCGTCTTCGGCCAGGGTTACGACCGACACATAGCCCGATGGCGCTCGGTCAAACATGTGACGACGTTCGTAGAACAGGACGGAGACGCCGAGATCATCCATCATCGAGAGCGATGGGCCAATGAGCTGTACCTGGTCTACGCCGATGGGAGGACGCTGAAGCTCACCGAGACACCGGCGAAGAAGGAGGACGAAGCCGATGGAGAATGCACACCTGCGGTTCGGGCTGCTTGA